The Oculatellaceae cyanobacterium genome contains a region encoding:
- a CDS encoding HEPN domain-containing protein, translating to MQINLVPVCEPGNSHGGEMMIDAITRFRKRLLTVIVVCPEAGFEYSGEEARPDNITHADINAAIALFREPGTIGQVTGFIHEDGMNINISGTGGWYGQKFMKCLTQNNIQPWFYPVKSVYERFKEGSGKSEDFSGLDVDLSTHKRLKYWELFLIDQIVPHLYTENLDPFGLNRRTGTWQKSWQTDETEEDYPEKDQLEAILSNTAFYRTFLDEIASLRFLNKLSVPDQKAKETLKRHIYVGVITCIETYLSDAFINTVLSHKDYLISFFTSFKDFKEQKIGMNELFDVASNAEKIAKKAMLEVLYHNLPKVSKMYESTFNVVFPNFSEIQKAVSIRHDLVHRNGKTKEGRQIVIDDMIVDDIISKVESFISEIDQRLKDKDKPSEPSSTS from the coding sequence ATGCAGATCAACTTAGTTCCAGTTTGTGAACCTGGTAATTCCCACGGTGGCGAGATGATGATAGATGCAATCACTCGTTTCAGGAAGCGGCTGCTTACTGTTATTGTTGTTTGCCCAGAAGCAGGTTTTGAATACTCAGGTGAAGAAGCAAGACCTGATAACATCACTCATGCCGATATTAATGCTGCGATTGCTTTGTTTCGTGAGCCAGGAACTATCGGTCAAGTTACAGGATTCATTCATGAAGATGGAATGAACATTAACATATCTGGCACAGGTGGTTGGTATGGGCAAAAATTTATGAAATGCTTGACACAAAATAATATTCAGCCGTGGTTTTATCCAGTGAAATCAGTCTATGAGAGATTTAAAGAAGGGTCAGGAAAATCTGAGGATTTTTCTGGACTAGATGTAGATTTATCTACTCACAAGCGTCTGAAATATTGGGAACTTTTTTTAATAGATCAGATTGTTCCACATCTGTACACAGAAAACCTAGATCCTTTCGGTTTAAACCGCCGAACAGGAACCTGGCAAAAGTCTTGGCAGACAGATGAGACAGAAGAGGACTATCCAGAGAAAGATCAATTAGAAGCTATTCTTTCTAATACTGCTTTTTATCGTACATTCTTAGATGAGATTGCCAGTTTACGATTTTTAAATAAACTCAGCGTGCCAGACCAAAAAGCCAAAGAAACTCTGAAAAGACATATTTATGTTGGTGTAATAACGTGTATCGAAACTTACCTATCTGATGCGTTTATAAATACGGTTTTGTCGCATAAAGATTATTTAATATCTTTTTTTACCTCATTTAAAGACTTCAAAGAGCAAAAAATTGGCATGAACGAACTTTTTGACGTTGCTAGCAACGCAGAGAAAATAGCAAAAAAGGCAATGTTAGAAGTCCTTTACCATAACTTACCTAAAGTTAGTAAGATGTACGAATCAACATTTAATGTTGTGTTTCCAAATTTCTCTGAAATTCAAAAAGCTGTATCAATAAGACACGATTTAGTACATAGGAATGGGAAGACTAAAGAGGGCAGACAGATTGTTATAGATGATATGATAGTTGATGATATTATCTCTAAAGTTGAAAGCTTTATTAGTGAAATCGATCAAAGATTGAAAGATAAAGATAAACCTTCTGAGCCTTCCAGCACAAGCTAA